The DNA region CACGGCCGATGCCGGACAGGACGGCCGCGCGTACCTGGTCGGGGTCGGAGATCACCGCTTGGCCTTCGAACAGTGTGATGGCGTGACGTACCGGGGTCGCACGCCCGATCGCAGCGGGTTGCGGCTGGGCGTGCAGGTTGCGCAGGCTCAGGCCGCTGTCTTCGGCCTTGCGCTGCCACCACTGCTCGGCGTGCTTACCGGAGAGCGCGACGACCTTGCCGGCGTTGTCGCCCTTCCACGCGCGCTTCGAGGCGTTGGCGGCGATCCGGTAGTGCACGACCATTCCGCTGGCCAGGGCCTTGAGCAGCGGGCTGATGTCGCGGGTCTGCACGTTGCCGTAGCCGTCCGGCAGCCGACTGGGGTCAGGCGGCGTGGCCGTCTGAATGAGCAGCACCGGGCCGGCGACGGTGTGGTCGAGGCGGAACAGCACACCTGCCTGGCGGCGTGGCTGATCGCCCAGGTCGTCGGGAACCAACGACATGACCCGACGGTGTACGGCGGTGATGTCGCGCAGGTCGCGTCG from Micromonospora sp. NBC_01739 includes:
- a CDS encoding type I-E CRISPR-associated protein Cas6/Cse3/CasE; this translates as MTAWLTRISPDLRHPAARRDLRDITAVHRRVMSLVPDDLGDQPRRQAGVLFRLDHTVAGPVLLIQTATPPDPSRLPDGYGNVQTRDISPLLKALASGMVVHYRIAANASKRAWKGDNAGKVVALSGKHAEQWWQRKAEDSGLSLRNLHAQPQPAAIGRATPVRHAITLFEGQAVISDPDQVRAAVLSGIGRGRSFGCGLLSLAPAR